In Juglans regia cultivar Chandler chromosome 5, Walnut 2.0, whole genome shotgun sequence, the following are encoded in one genomic region:
- the LOC109017845 gene encoding blue copper protein-like, producing MAFTAFWIALLVLLRAVHAKEYVVGDEEGWNSNVDYYAWVEGKTFYVGDTLVFNYNQDDHNVIVVNATGYDKCLSSPNLGVFNSSNDRVTLTTLGDNYYICQWHCDFSDQKLMITVMRK from the exons ATGGCTTTTACAGCTTTTTGGATTGCACTTCTGGTCCTTCTGCGAGCAGTACATGCAAAAGAATACGTTGTTGGAGATGAAGAAGGCTGGAATTCTAACGTTGATTACTATGCATGGGTTGAGGGCAAGACTTTCTATGTTGGAGACACATTAG TTTTCAACTACAACCAGGACGATCACAATGTCATTGTAGTCAATGCTACTGGATATGATAAGTGTCTGTCATCTCCAAATTTGGGAGTCTTCAACAGCAGCAACGACAGGGTAACCTTGACAACTCTAGGGGACAACTATTATATATGTCAATGGCACTGCGATTTCTCAGACCAAAAGCTGATGATCACAGTCATGAGGAAGTAG
- the LOC109015998 gene encoding sucrose-phosphatase 2-like isoform X1, which translates to MLLAKVATHYRKIRGTKTMKSLADAGLLDRINGSARLMIVSDLDSTMVDHDDPENLSLLRFNALWEAYYRHDSLLVFSTGRSPTSYQKLRNEKPLLTPDIAIMSVGTEITYGESMVPDTGWTNHLNWKWNRDIVVEETAKFPELTPQSETQQRPHKVSFFVEKVKALEIMSFLSEHLEKRGLDVKIIYSSGIALDILPKGAGKGEALAYLLQNFKVDGKVPLHTLVCGDSGNDTEMFTIPKVHGVMVSNAHDEMLQWYTQNAKNNPSIIHATERCAAGIIQAIGNFCLGPNVSPRDIRDFKKCNVDIFSPGHEVVKFYLLYERWRRAEVDKSEQFVKNLKSGFCPFGIFVHPSGVEQPFHQCLDSMAKLYGDKTEHLFRLWVDRVSSAQIGSDTWLVKFYKWELSGDERQCCVTTVLMSLKQPDGFTWVHMHQTWLEGSRARDQTAWCF; encoded by the exons ATGTTACTGGCAAAGGTCGCTACTCATTACAGAAAGATAAGAGGGACGAAGACGATGAAG AGTTTAGCAGATGCAGGACTTCTGGATCGGATCAATGGTTCTGCACGTCTCATGATAGTTTCTGATCTTGACTCTACAATG GTTGATCACGATGATCCAGAGAACCTCTCCCTTCTTAGATTTAATGCACTATGGGAAGCCTATTATCGTCATGATTCTTTGCTTGTGTTTTCAACGGGAAGGTCACCTACAAGTTACCAGAAGCTGAGGAATGAGAAACCTTTATTAACCCCTGATATAGCCATAATGTCCGTGGGAACTGagattacatatggtgaatcaaTGGTACCAGATACTGGCTGGACAAATCATCTTAACTGGAAGTGGAACAGAGACATAGTTGTAGAGGAAACAGCTAAGTTTCCTGAACTTACTCCTCag TCAGAAACTCAACAACGTCCTCACAAGGTTAGCTTTTTTGTGGAGAAGGTCAAGGCTTTGGAAATAATGAGTTTTCTATCCGAGCATTTGGAGAAACGTGGT cttgatgtaaaaataatttatagctCTGGGATTGCATTGGACATATTACCAAAAGGTGCTGGCAAAGGGGAGGCTCTTGCATATCTgcttcaaaattttaaagttgatGGAAAAGTACCTTTACATACACTTGTTTGTGGTGACTCCGGAAATGATACTGAAATGTTCACCATTCCCAAAGTCCATGGTGTGATG GTTAGCAACGCACACGATGAAATGTTGCAGTGGTATACACAAAATGCAAAGAACAATCCCAGTATAATTCATGCCACTGAGAGATGTGCGGCTGGGATCATACAAGCCATTGGTAATTTCTGTTTAGGTCCAAACGTGTCTCCGAGAGATATCAGAGACTTTAAAAAATGCAATGTGGACATCTTCAGTCCTGGTCATGAAGTGGTGAAGTTTTATCTGCTTTATGAGCGATGGCGACGTGCAGAAGTTGACAAGTCCGAGCAGTTTGTGAAAAATCTGAAGTCAGGCTTT TGTCCATTTGGTATATTTGTCCATCCCTCAGGAGTTGAGCAGCCTTTTCATCAGTGTCTAGATTCTATGGCAAAGCTGTATGGGGACAAGACGGAACACCTATTCCGGTTATGGGTGGATCGAGTATCTTCCGCACAAATTGGTTCAGACACATGGTTGGTGAAGTTTTATAAGTGGGAGTTATCTG GGGATGAGCGGCAGTGCTGTGTGACGACAGTTTTAATGAGTTTAAAG CAGCCAGATGGATTCACCTGGGTGCACATGCACCAGACATGGCTGGAAGGTTCTAGAGCAAGAGACCAGACAGCCTGGTGTTTCTAG
- the LOC109017844 gene encoding inactive protein RESTRICTED TEV MOVEMENT 2-like has product MAMKRQSGVVTTAPPPQAVRPVYEDFQPKYEQKQEATEHIIQVHLPGFVKERIKIRYVNSSRTLRIQGERPRQDNRWSRFNQTFSVPENCDVDKIQAKFLSGILTITMPKIATVGPAAEDKTAKAAPSLPKSTPQPKLPEVPEQIPPTPAASTSGVEKPMEEKIARPPSLKRAATEPKMEKGLEDIPPKAASTAINERQRVVESSQSQSPPGATATTEPKAQMGQDLAPPKAALTTDTLKLMDKTSMESSAKQVDQKSIPKKDVLIEGNWKAGETKEPEKIVESKMVKGNGKAGETKEPEKIVESKMVKGRESGEKSRDSVMPETTAPKIAQTGKEKKERPSGVKKEKPKEDFSSEKGMGLKNMMGSAKQRVNDLAKRMNEEDRKMLINIGAAVVVLVALGAYVSYSYGSSGKSEK; this is encoded by the exons ATGGCAATGAAGCGACAATCTGGGGTGGTTACTACAGCCCCTCCACCACAAGCTGTCCGTCCCGTATATGAGGATTTCCAGCCAAAATACGAACAGAAGCAAGAAGCAACAGAACATATTATACAAGTTCATCTTCCTG GTTTTGTGAAGGAGAGAATAAAAATCAGATACGTGAACTCCTCTCGTACGCTAAGGATTCAGGGAGAGCGGCCTCGTCAAGACAATAGATGGAGccgtttcaaccaaactttctCAGTTCCAGAAAATTGCGACGTCGACAAAATTCAAGCAAAGTTTCTAAGTGGGATTCTCACCATTACAATGCCCAAGATAGCAACAGTTGGTCCTGCTGCAGAAGACAAAACGGCAAAAGCAGCTCCAAGCCTTCCAAAGTCTACTCCCCAACCAAAGCTTCCAGAGGTTCCAGAGCAGATTCCTCCTACGCCTGCTGCTTCAACTTCTGGGGTTGAAAAACCAATGGAGGAGAAGATCGCTCGACCTCCGAGTCTCAAGAGGGCTGCCACCGAGCCAAAAATGGAAAAGGGTTTGGAAGATATTCCCCCAAAAGCAGCTTCAACTGCCATTAACGAAAGACAAAGGGTTGTAGAGAGTAGCCAATCTCAGAGTCCACCGGGAGCCACGGCCACCACCGAGCCGAAAGCACAGATGGGTCAAGACTTAGCTCCCCCAAAAGCTGCTTTAACCACAGATACTCTGAAGCTAATGGACAAAACGAGTATGGAGTCAAGCGCTAAGCAGGTTGATCAGAAGTCCATTCCAAAGAAAGATGTACTGATTGAGGGAAATTGGAAGGCTGGAGAAACAAAAGAACCTGAGAAAATTGTGGAAAGTAAAATGGTTAAGGGAAATGGGAAGGCTGGAGAAACAAAAGAACCTGAGAAAATTGTGGAAAGTAAAATGGTTAAGGGAAGGGAGAGTGGCGAGAAAAGCAGAGACTCTGTCATGCCTGAAACCACTGCGCCAAAGATTGCACAGACcggaaaggagaagaaagagagaCCTTCCGGTGTTAAGAAAGAGAAGCCTAAGGAGGATTTCAGTTCTGAGAAAGGGATGGGACTAAAGAATATGATGGGTTCTGCTAAGCAGAGAGTGAATGATCTAGCCAAGAGGATGAATGAAGAAGACAGGAAGATGCTAATAAATATAGGTGCAGCAGTGGTCGTGCTTGTGGCACTTGGAGCTTATGTCTCCTACAGCTATGGCTCCTCTGGAAAATCCGAAAAGTAG
- the LOC109015998 gene encoding sucrose-phosphatase 2-like isoform X3 encodes MLLAKVATHYRKIRGTKTMKSLADAGLLDRINGSARLMIVSDLDSTMVDHDDPENLSLLRFNALWEAYYRHDSLLVFSTGRSPTSYQKLRNEKPLLTPDIAIMSVGTEITYGESMVPDTGWTNHLNWKWNRDIVVEETAKFPELTPQSETQQRPHKVSFFVEKVKALEIMSFLSEHLEKRGLDVKIIYSSGIALDILPKGAGKGEALAYLLQNFKVDGKVPLHTLVCGDSGNDTEMFTIPKVHGVMVSNAHDEMLQWYTQNAKNNPSIIHATERCAAGIIQAIGNFCLGPNVSPRDIRDFKKCNVDIFSPGHEVVKFYLLYERWRRAEVDKSEQFVKNLKSGFCLDSMAKLYGDKTEHLFRLWVDRVSSAQIGSDTWLVKFYKWELSGDERQCCVTTVLMSLKQPDGFTWVHMHQTWLEGSRARDQTAWCF; translated from the exons ATGTTACTGGCAAAGGTCGCTACTCATTACAGAAAGATAAGAGGGACGAAGACGATGAAG AGTTTAGCAGATGCAGGACTTCTGGATCGGATCAATGGTTCTGCACGTCTCATGATAGTTTCTGATCTTGACTCTACAATG GTTGATCACGATGATCCAGAGAACCTCTCCCTTCTTAGATTTAATGCACTATGGGAAGCCTATTATCGTCATGATTCTTTGCTTGTGTTTTCAACGGGAAGGTCACCTACAAGTTACCAGAAGCTGAGGAATGAGAAACCTTTATTAACCCCTGATATAGCCATAATGTCCGTGGGAACTGagattacatatggtgaatcaaTGGTACCAGATACTGGCTGGACAAATCATCTTAACTGGAAGTGGAACAGAGACATAGTTGTAGAGGAAACAGCTAAGTTTCCTGAACTTACTCCTCag TCAGAAACTCAACAACGTCCTCACAAGGTTAGCTTTTTTGTGGAGAAGGTCAAGGCTTTGGAAATAATGAGTTTTCTATCCGAGCATTTGGAGAAACGTGGT cttgatgtaaaaataatttatagctCTGGGATTGCATTGGACATATTACCAAAAGGTGCTGGCAAAGGGGAGGCTCTTGCATATCTgcttcaaaattttaaagttgatGGAAAAGTACCTTTACATACACTTGTTTGTGGTGACTCCGGAAATGATACTGAAATGTTCACCATTCCCAAAGTCCATGGTGTGATG GTTAGCAACGCACACGATGAAATGTTGCAGTGGTATACACAAAATGCAAAGAACAATCCCAGTATAATTCATGCCACTGAGAGATGTGCGGCTGGGATCATACAAGCCATTGGTAATTTCTGTTTAGGTCCAAACGTGTCTCCGAGAGATATCAGAGACTTTAAAAAATGCAATGTGGACATCTTCAGTCCTGGTCATGAAGTGGTGAAGTTTTATCTGCTTTATGAGCGATGGCGACGTGCAGAAGTTGACAAGTCCGAGCAGTTTGTGAAAAATCTGAAGTCAGGCTTT TGTCTAGATTCTATGGCAAAGCTGTATGGGGACAAGACGGAACACCTATTCCGGTTATGGGTGGATCGAGTATCTTCCGCACAAATTGGTTCAGACACATGGTTGGTGAAGTTTTATAAGTGGGAGTTATCTG GGGATGAGCGGCAGTGCTGTGTGACGACAGTTTTAATGAGTTTAAAG CAGCCAGATGGATTCACCTGGGTGCACATGCACCAGACATGGCTGGAAGGTTCTAGAGCAAGAGACCAGACAGCCTGGTGTTTCTAG
- the LOC109015998 gene encoding sucrose-phosphatase 2-like isoform X2, whose amino-acid sequence MLLAKVATHYRKIRGTKTMKSLADAGLLDRINGSARLMIVSDLDSTMVDHDDPENLSLLRFNALWEAYYRHDSLLVFSTGRSPTSYQKLRNEKPLLTPDIAIMSVGTEITYGESMVPDTGWTNHLNWKWNRDIVVEETAKFPELTPQSETQQRPHKVSFFVEKVKALEIMSFLSEHLEKRGLDVKIIYSSGIALDILPKGAGKGEALAYLLQNFKVDGKVPLHTLVCGDSGNDTEMFTIPKVHGVMVSNAHDEMLQWYTQNAKNNPSIIHATERCAAGIIQAIGNFCLGPNVSPRDIRDFKKCNVDIFSPGHEVVKFYLLYERWRRAEVDKSEQFVKNLKSGFCPFGIFVHPSGVEQPFHQCLDSMAKLYGDKTEHLFRLWVDRVSSAQIGSDTWLVKFYKWELSGDERQCCVTTVLMSLKPDGFTWVHMHQTWLEGSRARDQTAWCF is encoded by the exons ATGTTACTGGCAAAGGTCGCTACTCATTACAGAAAGATAAGAGGGACGAAGACGATGAAG AGTTTAGCAGATGCAGGACTTCTGGATCGGATCAATGGTTCTGCACGTCTCATGATAGTTTCTGATCTTGACTCTACAATG GTTGATCACGATGATCCAGAGAACCTCTCCCTTCTTAGATTTAATGCACTATGGGAAGCCTATTATCGTCATGATTCTTTGCTTGTGTTTTCAACGGGAAGGTCACCTACAAGTTACCAGAAGCTGAGGAATGAGAAACCTTTATTAACCCCTGATATAGCCATAATGTCCGTGGGAACTGagattacatatggtgaatcaaTGGTACCAGATACTGGCTGGACAAATCATCTTAACTGGAAGTGGAACAGAGACATAGTTGTAGAGGAAACAGCTAAGTTTCCTGAACTTACTCCTCag TCAGAAACTCAACAACGTCCTCACAAGGTTAGCTTTTTTGTGGAGAAGGTCAAGGCTTTGGAAATAATGAGTTTTCTATCCGAGCATTTGGAGAAACGTGGT cttgatgtaaaaataatttatagctCTGGGATTGCATTGGACATATTACCAAAAGGTGCTGGCAAAGGGGAGGCTCTTGCATATCTgcttcaaaattttaaagttgatGGAAAAGTACCTTTACATACACTTGTTTGTGGTGACTCCGGAAATGATACTGAAATGTTCACCATTCCCAAAGTCCATGGTGTGATG GTTAGCAACGCACACGATGAAATGTTGCAGTGGTATACACAAAATGCAAAGAACAATCCCAGTATAATTCATGCCACTGAGAGATGTGCGGCTGGGATCATACAAGCCATTGGTAATTTCTGTTTAGGTCCAAACGTGTCTCCGAGAGATATCAGAGACTTTAAAAAATGCAATGTGGACATCTTCAGTCCTGGTCATGAAGTGGTGAAGTTTTATCTGCTTTATGAGCGATGGCGACGTGCAGAAGTTGACAAGTCCGAGCAGTTTGTGAAAAATCTGAAGTCAGGCTTT TGTCCATTTGGTATATTTGTCCATCCCTCAGGAGTTGAGCAGCCTTTTCATCAGTGTCTAGATTCTATGGCAAAGCTGTATGGGGACAAGACGGAACACCTATTCCGGTTATGGGTGGATCGAGTATCTTCCGCACAAATTGGTTCAGACACATGGTTGGTGAAGTTTTATAAGTGGGAGTTATCTG GGGATGAGCGGCAGTGCTGTGTGACGACAGTTTTAATGAGTTTAAAG CCAGATGGATTCACCTGGGTGCACATGCACCAGACATGGCTGGAAGGTTCTAGAGCAAGAGACCAGACAGCCTGGTGTTTCTAG